The Ignavibacteria bacterium genomic sequence AGATGAATATAAACCTGCGGGAAGCTACAGCGTTAGCTTTGACGGAAGTAGCCTTCCAAGCGGAGTATACCTTTACAGGCTTGAATCAGGCGCATACAATGCTTCAAGGAAGTTTGTCTTATTAAAATAAGATCAAGCGATATTTAATTAAAAGCCCTTAAATGCAAATGCTTTAAGGGCTTTTTGTTGTAATAACATTAGGACATTTATAGGATATAGGCTAATCGGAAATGATCAAAACAGCCTGAGTTCTCAGCATTTTGGATAGTTGCGCATTACATCCCCTTTCCCTCTGGTTAAACTCAAAGACGGATTAATACGCTTTTTGACTTTTTGCATTTTACTACTTTCCGGCCCCACTTGAAGACTAAACTGACTCATCAGGCATAAGCACCATTTTTGCAACAGGATATAAGTCTTAAACTCAAAATTGATCTAACCAATATTAAAACCAGACTTTTTGAGGAACAAAATGAAATAAATTTCCGGTTTTCCGAATTTATATAAATTTTGTTATTTTGTACCCGTAAAGTTTGGAATAACAAATATTGCCGGAGGTTTTTTATTATGAAAATATTCTGCCATTCTTTGAATAAAAACCTTGAGCCAATTTTGTTCGCTGCGGCAATTTTATCTGCAGCACTGATCTCTGGCGGCTGCGGCAATAATAAACAGAGCGACCCAAAACAAACTGATTCATTGCATTCTCCGGCACAGAATTCTTCGGCACAGCCACCCGTAAATGCATTGCCTGACTTTAACTGCACGGGCTATATTGAAGCAGTATCTTCCGGTATGCCTGCAAATTACGTTTTAATCGATACCGTGGAATGGTTCAGCGGCAATGATGCATTAAAGGCATATTCGGAAGATAAGAAGAAAAAACTTTCTAATCTTACTGATCCCCCGCAGGGTTTCTATATAAGAAATCCTAAAAAAGATTCGCTTAAAATTAAAATTTCCGCCAAACCTGTAATTATTATGCAGACACTTTCACTTGATACTTCCGGAAATTTTAAGTTCAACGAGGCCATCAGCCTGCAGAAATTCCTTTCGATCTTCAGCCGGAAAGATTATGCTGAGTTCAGGCAAAAACCTTTTTCATTTAAGATAATGAATGGTGAGATAATCTCAGTTAAAGAAAAATATATCCCTTAGACTAACTCTTACCTGGAGCTTTTTCATGAAGTATTTTTTACTGTTCCTGTACTTTGTCTTTTCGATCGGTTCTGTTAACGGGCAGGCTGTTTTTACAAAGCTTGCAGAAAAAAGATATTCTGATCTTCCTGTAAATTTAAGAATTGAAAATTCAGGTATCTACTGCATTTCATCTTTTGATCTTGTTAAAGATGATATATGGCTTAATGCTTTCGATTCCCCCGTAAGTTACTGCATTACTGGCAATCGTCTCCAAAAGACAATTAACCAGAACAGATCCGCAGAAGGTTTCATTCCGGGCAGCGATAAGCTCCAATGTGCTTTGCCGGATAATCAGATCACTTCAGATCCGAACAACCGTTATACCTTAAAGAGATCATTCCTCTTTAATAAGCAGGATGTTTTTGAAGATGACTGCGGTATTCTTTCAAATGCTGCGGGAGAAAAAATTACAGTAAATGTTAAAAACCGGAACGAGCTTGTATTGAATTATGAAATACAAAATTTCAATAAAACATTTAAGCTGAACTTCCCTTCCACCCTGGCATATTCTGACCTGATTGGAATAGATTCAAAAGGAAATTCTTTTGTCCTCGTAGAAACTTATGTATGTGAAATTCCCCTGAGGGTTAAGCGTGAGGTTTATACTTTGTCTCCTGAAGGCAGTGTACTTTCAATACTGGAAGTACCTTCAATTAAATACCTTTATATGGTGCGCGATTTCCAGGTAGATGCTGAAGGGAACCTTTATCACCTGCTAACCGAAGAAGACAAGCTCACTCTGATCAAATGGAGTAATCTTACAATTCCTGCCTCCGGAAAGATTTCATATCCTCAGGAATATAATTATGAACTGAATTATAATAATATTGTACCCAATACTGAAGCTGTGGTTTCTGCCGGCCTGAATGAAAGTTTAGGAAAACAAAACTCCGGCGTTCAGGCTGTAAGCAGGAGTACTGCTTTAAGAATCGCAGAAAGCTATGTCCTTTATAAATATCAATGCAAGCAAAACAACCTCGCACCTTCAGATGTAACCGGTCCCGATGGCGACGTGGTAAGAACACCATCATGGCTTATAGTTGGAATGAACGCAAAGGTCCCATATATGTGGGGTGGATTCTGTACACTCTCAGCTTTCTCGAACGGTCTTCTTAGCGGCAGGTATTCCGGCGATATAAACACAGCCGGTGTTTCCGGCTATGCCGTCGGTGTTGATTGTTCAGGATTTGTAAGCCGCTGCTGGTCATTAAACTATCATTGTACTACATCCGGTATGCCTGATATTACAACGCAATATTCAAGCTGGGATGAAATGAAGCCGGGAGATGCCGTGCTTAAAAACGGGCACGTAAGAATGTTTATTGATAAAGCTTCAAACGGTGCTTTGAGAATTGCTGAGGCCTCCGCCCGCGACTGGGCAGTTTCTTACTGGACTTATACACCCTCAGACCTGACTGCCTACACACCAAGGTCTTATAACGGGATGATAAATGATTATTCTGTAAAGCAGCCTCTGCTCTTAAGCGCATTAAAGCAGTCAGATGGAACGGCAAAAATTACCTTCAGCTGCGATACTGCCGGAGTAAAGGGCTTCAGGCTTTATAGCTCTGCAGACGGCACAAACTGGAGGCAGATCCAAAATGAAAATACATTAAACTCATTCTCTACAACAGTTACGATGAGCGGCAATACCGAATATTACCGTGTTTCAAGCGTACTTAACAATTCAACTTTAACTGAAAGCGGCTTGTCAAACGCTCTCGGCACTGGGAAATCATCCACCGCGGCAAAAAAGATTCTGATAGTCGACGGCTTCGACCGTGATGCCGGCGGCTGGAGGGGCAATGGAACTGTCTTTACCATTAGGTATGGCAATGCATTATCAGCATTGAACATGCCTTTTGAATCGGTAAAAAGTTCTCAGCTGGCAAACCTATCAGGCATCCTTAACAATTATGATGCTGTTTATTGGATGTCGGGCGATGAAAGCACGCTTAATGAAACCTTCAGTACGGCAGAACAGGCATTGGTACAAAGCTATCTTGAAGGCGGCGGAAAACTTTTCGTCTCAGGCAGCGAAATAGGCTGGGACCTCTCAGCCAAGGGAACAGCATCTGATAAGAGCTTTTACAGCACTTACCTGAAAGCAAGTTTTTTAAATGACAATGCATCTTCAAAATCCGCAGCCGGTGTTGCCGGTTCAGCACTTGGAGGGACAAATTTTAATTTCGCGCAGACATATGAAGTCGGCTACCCGGATGAGATTGGAATCTCCGGGGGCAGCACATTATGCATGCAGTACGCAAATGGCAAAGGTGCCGGCATCCAATATTCAGGCACACTCGGTGCTTCCACGAATGCCGCAAAGTTAATTTATCTTGGCTTTCCTCTTGAGACTACGGCTAATGATACAGCATTTAATTCCGTGATTACCAAATCTTCCAGGTTCTTTTTCCCGGAGTTCAGCGCTGTCTCACTTAATGGAAATGCGCCTCAAAGTTTCAGCCTGTTGCAGAATTACCCAAATCCTTTCAATCCTTCGACAATTATAACATATGCGCTTCCCAGGCTGTCCCATGTAGATTTGAAAATATACGACATGCTGGGGCGTGAAGTATCAACACTTGTCAGTAAAGAACAGAGTGCAGGCGAGTATAAGGTTCAGTTTGACGCCTCTTCCCTTCCCAGCGGAATGTATGTATATTCTATAGAGGCCGGGGAGTTCAGAGCCTCAAAGAAACTCCTCCTGATTAAATAACATCAAGCGATATTTGAAGCCCTGGAAGATTTATCCTGTTTGAGTTTTGCTTTAATATTTCATAATTTTTCACGGTCCTTTCCGGG encodes the following:
- a CDS encoding T9SS type A sorting domain-containing protein; protein product: MKYFLLFLYFVFSIGSVNGQAVFTKLAEKRYSDLPVNLRIENSGIYCISSFDLVKDDIWLNAFDSPVSYCITGNRLQKTINQNRSAEGFIPGSDKLQCALPDNQITSDPNNRYTLKRSFLFNKQDVFEDDCGILSNAAGEKITVNVKNRNELVLNYEIQNFNKTFKLNFPSTLAYSDLIGIDSKGNSFVLVETYVCEIPLRVKREVYTLSPEGSVLSILEVPSIKYLYMVRDFQVDAEGNLYHLLTEEDKLTLIKWSNLTIPASGKISYPQEYNYELNYNNIVPNTEAVVSAGLNESLGKQNSGVQAVSRSTALRIAESYVLYKYQCKQNNLAPSDVTGPDGDVVRTPSWLIVGMNAKVPYMWGGFCTLSAFSNGLLSGRYSGDINTAGVSGYAVGVDCSGFVSRCWSLNYHCTTSGMPDITTQYSSWDEMKPGDAVLKNGHVRMFIDKASNGALRIAEASARDWAVSYWTYTPSDLTAYTPRSYNGMINDYSVKQPLLLSALKQSDGTAKITFSCDTAGVKGFRLYSSADGTNWRQIQNENTLNSFSTTVTMSGNTEYYRVSSVLNNSTLTESGLSNALGTGKSSTAAKKILIVDGFDRDAGGWRGNGTVFTIRYGNALSALNMPFESVKSSQLANLSGILNNYDAVYWMSGDESTLNETFSTAEQALVQSYLEGGGKLFVSGSEIGWDLSAKGTASDKSFYSTYLKASFLNDNASSKSAAGVAGSALGGTNFNFAQTYEVGYPDEIGISGGSTLCMQYANGKGAGIQYSGTLGASTNAAKLIYLGFPLETTANDTAFNSVITKSSRFFFPEFSAVSLNGNAPQSFSLLQNYPNPFNPSTIITYALPRLSHVDLKIYDMLGREVSTLVSKEQSAGEYKVQFDASSLPSGMYVYSIEAGEFRASKKLLLIK